In Pectinophora gossypiella chromosome 1, ilPecGoss1.1, whole genome shotgun sequence, one genomic interval encodes:
- the LOC126369207 gene encoding nuclear pore complex protein Nup93-like, translating to MADEDFSKLLQQAEQLTTEIEGNEELPRVERSLGQVLEASQELYSRVIQSGANDIQAHLLFGSKGIDLQQISQKLETLSSKRSFEPLQPIADSDIESFLRNERENAILSLIDEVNKNSLQTTEDQKWEHMLSEWNREKIKLMNAMIGPSQNWLDLKRTPEPPSLADAPKKFGHSMLDDIEAAYARQVRQYNKLVFQGSKSRTALHQKFAQVAEEFNDPKVKEMWEIIKTMTNIPALVRDEDPLKARGNPTIQQCLIAQGKKYLEKRYKQYMTDVVRANPAAALRGGEPGTYPLVRGFVGLRLQGQSVQGLTDGVIDDRPLWPMVYYCLRSGDANAALHCLRKAGRDHEEFIGALEEHISNPEKPLSDKLQTAINFQYRIQVRNSTDPYKRAVYCVIGCCDTNDEHSEVAKTADDYLWLKLSIIKTRPNSDSDSFTYSDLQKMILEEYGETHYHAYEKPLVYFQVLTLTGQFEPAIEFLSRIQRYQVHGVHMALALHDVYMLGTPRNVQAPLLSVDTDDPVPLRRLNLARLLLLYVRKFELTDPSDALHYYYFLRNLKDPSGKNLFMCCCTDLALESRDYDLLFGRQDAVTGPRTPALLDQFNNPHIDSKVIAMNVAEQLVNKGLFEDAITVYDIAGNLEKVLELFCVLLAQVVNSGGGAGGLRQRLSILAEHVSRRLRSADATTLPAALVEAYTKLCKLMTFFDQFHNENYDAALETLRACELVPLSGAELEARVCGARAARGELLRALPAVLRALCAILLAQRQRLRHHAQPLGHLTNTKQVEWLREQAEVLNTFAGNIAYRMPGDTYSQLAQMQILMH from the exons ATGGCGGACGAAGATTTCAGCAAGCTTTTACAGCAAGCGGAGCAGCTTACAACGGAGATTGAGGGCAATGAAGAGTTGCCAAGAGTTGAACGCTCTCTCGGACAAGTGCTGGAAGCTTCCCAGGAATTGTATTCACGGGTTATTCAATCTGGCGCGAATGATATTCAAGC GCACCTTCTATTTGGCTCAAAAGGCATAGATCTGCAACAAATATCGCAAAAGCTCGAAACTCTTAGTTCTAAGCGCTCATTTGAGCCACTCCAGCCTATTGCTGATTCTGACATAGAGAGCTTCCTGAGGAATGAGAGGGAAAATGCCATTTTGTCACTGATTGATGAGGTGAATAAAAAT tCACTGCAAACAACAGAAGATCAAAAATGGGAGCACATGCTCTCAGAGTGGAATCGAGAGAAGATCAAGCTTATGAATGCAATGATTGGTCCATCTCAAAATTGGCTGGATTTAAAACGCACACCAGAACCCCCAAGCCTTGCAGATGCACCAAAGAAGTTTGGACATTCCATGTTGGACGACATAGAAGCAGCATATGCTAGACAAGTCCGTCAATACAATAAGCTTGTTTTCCAAGGATCAAAATCAAGGACTGCTCTGCACCAGAAGTTTGCACAAGTTGCTGAGGAGTTCAATGATCCT AAAGTGAAAGAGATGTGGGAGATCATCAAGACAATGACCAACATTCCTGCCCTAGTCAGGGATGAAGACCCTCTGAAAGCCAGAGGCAACCCTACCATACAACAATGCCTCATTGCTCAGGGCAAGAAGTATTTGGAGAAGAG GTACAAACAATACATGACAGACGTTGTACGCGCCAACCCCGCGGCGGCACTTCGCGGCGGCGAACCGGGCACGTATCCCCTCGTGAGGGGCTTCGTGGGCCTCCGCTTGCAGGGCCAGAGTGTCCAAGGACTAACCGATGGAGTTATAGATGACCGTCCACTTTGGCCCATGGTGTACTATTGTCTAAGGAGCGGCGATGCTAACGCGGCTTTGCATTGCTTGAGGAAAGCTGG CCGAGATCACGAAGAATTCATCGGCGCCCTAGAAGAGCACATCAGCAACCCAGAGAAGCCACTGAGTGACAAGTTGCAGACAGCCATCAACTTCCAATACAGGATACAAGTTCGCAACTCCACTGACCCTTACAAACGAGCT GTGTACTGCGTAATCGGTTGCTGTGACACAAATGATGAACACTCTGAAGTGGCGAAGACAGCAGATGACTATCTCTGGTTGAAGCTATCCATCATCAAGACTCGCCCCAACAGTGATTCCGACTCCTTCACGTACTCTGACCTCCAGAAGATGATCCTTGAAGAGTATG GTGAAACACACTACCACGCTTACGAGAAACCGCTAGTGTACTTCCAAGTGTTGACACTAACCGGACAGTTTGAGCCTGCCATCGAATTCCTATCAAGAATCCAAAG ATATCAGGTCCATGGTGTCCACATGGCGTTGGCGCTTCATGACGTTTACATGTTGGGAACGCCGCGTAACGTGCAAGCGCCTTTAT TGTCGGTAGATACTGACGACCCGGTGCCGCTGCGTCGCCTCAACCTGGCGCGACTGCTACTTCTCTACGTCAGGAAGTTCGAGCTCACCGACCCTTCTGACGCTCTACATTATTACTACTTTTTGAG GAACCTCAAGGACCCCAGCGGCAAGAACCTGTTCATGTGTTGCTGCACGGACCTGGCGCTGGAGAGCCGCGACTACGACCTGCTGTTCGGCAGGCAGGACGCCGTCACCGGCCCGCGGACGCCCGCCCTGCTCGACCAGTTCAACAACCCGCACATTGATAGCAAG gttATTGCAATGAACGTGGCCGAACAGCTTGTGAACAAAGGTCTATTTGAAGATGCCATCACAGTGTATGACATAGCTGGA AACCTCGAGAAAGTTCTAGAACTGTTCTGCGTGCTGCTCGCTCAAGTAGTGaacagcggcggcggcgcgggcggtcTCAGGCAGAGGCTGTCTATACTAGCCGAACATGTGTCTAGAAGACTGCGATCAGCTGACGCCACCACGCTCCCAGCTGCGTTGGTCGAGGCCTACACTAAACTATGCAAGCTCATGACTTTCTTTGATCAGTTCCATAACGAGAACTACGACGCTGCGCTTGAG ACGCTCCGCGCCTGCGAGCTGGTGCCGCTGAGCGGCGCCGAGCTGGAGGCGCGCGTGTGCggcgcgcgcgcggcgcggggcgAGCTGCTGCGCGCGCTGCCCGCCGTGCTGCGGGCGCTGTGCGCCATCCTGCTGGCGCAGCGCCAGCGGCTGCGGCACCACGCGCAGCCGCTCGGACACCTCACTAATACCAAG